A region from the Peromyscus leucopus breed LL Stock chromosome 9, UCI_PerLeu_2.1, whole genome shotgun sequence genome encodes:
- the Tsc22d1 gene encoding TSC22 domain family protein 1 isoform X3 yields the protein MHQPPESTAAAAAAADISARKMAHPAMFPRRGSGGGSASALNAAGTGVGGAAPSSEDFPPPSLLQPPPPPAASSTQGPQPPPPQSLNLLPQAQLQAQPLAPGGTQMKKKSGFQITSVTPAQISASISSNNSIAEDTESYDDLDESHTEDLSSSEILDVSLSRATDLGEPERSSSEETLNNFQEAETPGAVSPNQPHLPQPHLPHLPQQNVVINGNAHPHHLHHHHHIHHGHHLHHGHHHSSHAAVASSSMPGGPPSSPVSRRLSTTGSSEGGVPVAPTSAVSSSGLPASVMTNIRAPSTTGSIGISSVTGPSAPSNVNVAAVGSFSPSVTSSVHGSANISASNIPNAASVSVGPGVTSGVNVNVLSGMGNGTVSSSPVTNSVLNAAAGITVGVVSSQQQQQQQQQQPTVNTSRFRVVKLDSTSEPFKKGRWTCTEFYEKENAPPPPPAAEGVVVNKAVETVKQTPAEVASERESTSGSSVSSSVSTLSHYTESVGSGEMGAPSVVVQQQPPPPPGLQGVALQQIEFGSPGPQSIAAVSIPQSISQSQMSQVQLQPQELSFQQKQGLQPVPLQATMSAAAVIQPSSVNVVGVTSAVGQQPSISSLAQPQLPYSQTAPAVQTPLPGAPPQQLQYGQPPPPPMVSTQIAPGHGQSVTQNPASEYGQPQPILQASVSSGQASSAGPGAGPLGIPVPPPQGIQLPAQPTAAAVQAQPAGASGQPIGQAQTAVSALPAGSQMASMGPQGPQANMATAVQQPSTQVTPSVIPQGAPPSSQGVLPAPTGILHQGVQTSASSLPQQLVIAPQSTLLTVPPQPQGVETVVQGVVSQQLPAGSPLPSASSVSVTSQVSSAGPPGMPSAPTNLAPPQNIAQPPATQNGSLVQSVSQSPLIATNISLPLAQQIPLSSTQFSTQSLAQAIGSQMEDARRPAEPSSAGLPQTLSGDSGGVSAVSDGSSSSLAASASLFPLKVLPLTTPLVDGEDESSGASVVAIDNKIEQAMDLVKSHLMYAVREEVEVLKEQIKELIEKNSQLEQENNLLKTLASPEQLAQFQAQLQTGSPPATTQPQGTTQPPAQPASQGSGSTA from the coding sequence ATGCACCAGCCGCCGGAGTCCACCGCCGCGGCGGCCGCCGCTGCAGACATTAGTGCTAGGAAGATGGCGCACCCGGCAATGTTCCCTCGAAGGGGCAGCGGTGGTGGCAGCGCCTCTGCTCTCAATGCAGCAGGTACCGGCGTCGGTGGTGCTGCTCCATCGTCTGAGGATTTTCCTCCTCCTTCGCTGCtccagccgccgccgcctcctgcTGCATCTTCCACGCAGGGACCACAGCCTCCGCCTCCACAAAGCCTGAACCTCCTCCCGCAGGCTCAGCTGCAGGCACAGCCTCTTGCGCCGGGCGGAActcagatgaaaaagaaaagtggcTTCCAGATAACTAGCGTTACGCCGGCTCAGATCTCTGCCAGCATCAGCTCCAACAACAGCATCGCAGAGGACACCGAGAGCTACGACGATCTGGACGAGTCGCACACGGAAGACCTGTCCTCTTCCGAGATCCTGGATGTGTCACTTTCCAGGGCCACTGACTTGGGTGAGCCTGAACGCAGCTCCTCCGAAGAGACTCTGAATAACTTCCAGGAGGCCGAGACACCTGGGGCAGTCTCTCCTAACCAGCCCCACCTTCCTCAGCCTCATTTGCCTCACCTCCCACAACAGAACGTTGTGATCAATGGAAACGCTCATCcacaccacctccatcaccaccatcacattCATCATGGGCACCACCTCCACCATGGACACCATCACTCATCCCATGCTGCTGTGGCCAGTTCATCCATGCCTGGAGGGCCGCCCTCGAGCCCAGTGTCCAGAAGACTCTCTACAACTGGAAGTTCTGAAGGTGGGGTGCCGGTGGCACCGACTTCTGCTGTCTCATCGAGTGGCCTCCCTGCCTCTGTGATGACTAACATCCGTGCTCCAAGTACTACTGGCAGCATAGGTATCAGTTCTGTTACGGGCCCGAGTGCCCCGAGTAACGTGAACGTCGCTGCCGTGGGTAGTTTCAGTCCTAGTGTGACAAGCAGTGTGCATGGTAGTGCGAATATAAGTGCAAGCAATATTCCTAATGCTGCTAGTGTAAGTGTCGGGCCTGGAGTTACCAGTGGTGTTAATGTGAATGTCTTGAGTGGCATGGGCAATGGTactgtttcttcctctcctgtAACTAACAGTGTCCTTAATGCAGCTGCAGGTATCACTGTAGGAGTGGTTTcaagtcagcagcagcagcagcagcagcagcagcaaccaaCAGTTAACACGTCAAGGTTCAGAGTTGTCAAGTTAGACTCCACTTCTGAGCCCTTTAAAAAAGGTAGATGGACTTGCACTGAGTTCTACGAAAAGGAgaatgcgccgccgccgccgccggccgcaGAAGGCGTGGTGGTAAATAAAGCGGTGGAGACCGTGAAGCAGACCCCCGCGGAAGTGGCTTCGGAGAGGGAGAGCACCAGTGGGAGTTCCGTGAGCAGTAGTGTCAGCACCCTGAGCCACTACACAGAGAGTGTGGGCAGTGGGGAGATGGGAGCCCCGAGCGTGGTGGTGCAGCAGCAGCCGCCCCCACCACCAGGTCTTCAAGGTGTGGCCCTCCAGCAGATAGAGTTCGGTAGCCCCGGTCCACAGAGTATTGCAGCAGTGAGTATACCGCAGAGTATTTCTCAGTCGCAGATGTCCCAAGTCCAATTACAGCCTCAAGAGTTGAGCTTTCAGCAAAAGCAAGGTCTTCAACCTGTACCTCTGCAAGCCACGATGAGTGCAGCCGCGGTCATCCAGCCTTCCTCCGTCAACGTGGTCGGTGTAACGTCGGCCGTGGGTCAGCAGCCTTCCATTTCCAGTCTGGCTCAGCCCCAACTGCCGTATTCTCAGACAGCGCCTGCCGTGCAGACTCCTCTTCCAGGGGCACCACCCCAGCAGTTACAATACGGgcagccgccgccaccgccaaTGGTTTCCACACAGATAGCTCCAGGCCACGGCCAGTCAGTGACTCAGAATCCTGCTTCCGAGTATGGACAGCCGCAGCCAATTCTTCAAGCATCCGTGTCCTCCGGACAGGCCAGTTCTGCAGGACCCGGAGCAGGACCCTTAGGGATCCCTGTGCCTCCGCCACAGGGGATCCAGCTGCCAGCGCAGCCCACCGCCGCCGCCGTCCAAGCACAACCTGCAGGGGCATCTGGGCAGCCCATTGGCCAGGCTCAAACAGCAGTGTCTGCTCTCCCAGCCGGCAGTCAAATGGCGAGTATGGGTCCACAAGGTCCACAAGCAAACATGGCCACGGCAGTCCAGCAGCCATCTACCCAGGTTACACCTTCAGTTATCCCGCAAGGTGCTCCGCCATCTTCACAAGGAGTTCTGCCCGCTCCGACCGGGATTCTTCATCAGGGAGTTCAAACCAGTGCTTCAAGCCTTCCTCAGCAATTGGTTATCGCACCCCAGAGTACCTTGTTAACTGTGCCTCCCCAGCCGCAGGGAGTAGAAACCGTGGTCCAAGGGGTTGTTAGTCAGCAGTTGCCCGCAGGTAGTCCTTTGCCCTCTGCTAGTAGTGTTTCTGTTACCAGTCAGGTTAGTTCCGCTGGCCCTCCTGGAATGCCTTCTGCCCCAACAAACTTAGCTCCACCACAGAATATAGCACAACCCCCGGCTACCCAAAATGGCAGTTTGGTTCAGAGCGTTAGTCAATCCCCCTTGATAGCCACTAACATCAGTTTGCCTTTGGCACAACAGATACCACTAAGTTCTACTCAGTTCTCTACGCAATCCTTAGCTCAGGCGATCGGAAGCCAGATGGAAGACGCCAGGCGCCCAGCGGAGCCCTCCTCAGCCGGCTTACCTCAGACTCTGAGCGGTGACAGTGGGGGAGTGTCAGCTGTTTCAGATGGGAGTAGCAGCAGCCTGGCggcctctgcttctctcttcccGTTGAAGGTGCTACCGCTGACGACACCCCTGGTGGATGGCGAGGACGAGAG